One part of the Hirundo rustica isolate bHirRus1 chromosome 11, bHirRus1.pri.v3, whole genome shotgun sequence genome encodes these proteins:
- the SS18L2 gene encoding SS18-like protein 2: MSVAFVPERLRGKAEVNQDTLQRLLEENDQLIRCIVEYQSKGRATDCVEYQHILHRNLIYLATIADATPPSTQKPVD, encoded by the exons ATGTCCGTGGCGTTCGTGCCCGAGCGGCTGCGCGGCAAGGCGGAGGTGAACCAGGACACGCTGCAGCGG ctgctggaggagaacGACCAGCTGATCCGGTGCATCGTGGAGTACCAGAGCAAGGGCCGCGCCACCGACTGCGTGGA GTACCAGCATATCCTGCACAGAAACCTCATTTATTTAGCTACAATTGCTGATGCCACTCCACCCAGCACGCAGAAGCCTGTAGACTGA